The following nucleotide sequence is from Dehalogenimonas formicexedens.
GAGCGTTTTGCCTCCGGCGGAAGTGATGGCCAGGCTCGGTAACGGAACTATCGTGGCCGTCCGCCAGGGTAACCTCCTTGCCACCAGTTTCCACCCGGAACTATCGCTTGACGACAGGTTTCACCGTTACTTCATAGGAATGGCGGAGACCTATCTGGCCCAGAAGCGCGCCTAGTCGCGCAGCCGATAAACCACTATCCCCGACGGCAACTTGGGGTAAAAGTACGTGCTCTTGCGCGGCATCCTGTCTTTGGCATCCGAAATTGCCTGGATCGTTTCCGGCTTGACTGGTTTGAGGATAAAGGCGAATTGGAACTCACCCGACTTGACCCGTGAAATGGTCGAGTCCATATCATGATCGTAAGCCACTCGCTCCTCGTCCATGGCGTTCATGCCGAGGATGTCCTCCAGGACAACGTGGTCTACGACACTGACATCCATGCCGCGATAAGTTGCCGTATGGCCCGATGGCATAAAGCCTTCGACTTTGGGCTGATTCTTCACCGTCAGGCTCAAAATATCGTCGCCGCTCAAGCCAAAAATGAAGAAGCGCGAACTATCCTCAGCCATCAGCGTCTTCAGGTTTTCCCAACCGCCGTTTGAGGCTTTCAAAGTCTCGACGTTGAAATGCTCCCGGAGGCGTTCCGGCAAGATATAGAGCAGGTTTTTGGACAGACCTTTTATCACGCGATGAGTCGGCAGGATCAACAAGCCGGGATCAGCCATGTCAGTGAGCGACATCATCACGAAATTAACCGCCGCATCCGGCGGAATTTTTGGATCAAGGTTATTCCGTTCGTTCCGGTAAGCCAACGAACTCTCATAGCGGTGGTGGCCGTCGGCGATGTAGATCGGTTTTTCGGTGAAGGCGCGCTGGATAGCCGACACGGCTTCAACATCGGTGATGACCCACAGGCGATGAGACTCTCCCGGTTCACCGGCAAATTCGATCGCTTCAGGCCAGGCGGTCACCTGGTCCAGGACGGAACCGATGAACCTGCCATCATCCTGGTACAACCCGAAGACCGGGCTGGTGTCAGCTTCCAGGGTGCCGATGAGTTTGATCCGGTCTTTTTTCGGTCCGGCCATGGTCCGCTCGTGGGGACGAACAATCATCTTATCCCATTCTTCCAGCCGAACCCGTGCGAACAACCCACGCCTGATGACTTTCTCCCCACCGAAGGTGTAAGTGTGCTCGTGAAGATAGTAAGCGGGTTTATCATCCTGCTTCAATACCTCGTCCCGCAGCCACTTCTGAAGATGGGATAAGGCCCGGGTGTAACGGTTGCAGGTTTCATCATCGCCGGGGATCGTTTTAGCGTATTCGATGCGGATGAAGTTGTGCGGATCGTTTGCCAGGAGAGCCGCTTCCTGCTGCGGACTGATCACATCGTATGGAGGGCAGATTACCGCGGACATATTTTCCGTCGCCGTGTTGTAGCGGAGAGCCTTAAAGGGTCGAATATCAGCCATTGAGTTCCTTTCTAAACCTTAAGAAAGCCGTAAGTTTACCCGATTGTGACCGGTTGTTCAACCTAGTTGAAGCGGTTCATAGCGGTCTCAAGGCCGAGTTCGAGAACGGCTTCGATCACGTCGGCAGCCCGATCAACAGCTTCCTCGGCAACTTTCCGATCCAAGGGATCGAAACCAGATAATACATGGTCGACTATATCCCTGCCACCGGACATAGCAGTTTCCGGCCTTCCGATACCGATTTTGATACGGGCAAAATCCATTGAACCGATGGATGCAATGATCGATTTCAGGCCGTTATGTCCCCCGGCGCTGCCGCTGGAACGTATTCGCAGCTTACCGAGCGGCAGGTCGAGATCATCGTGAACCACCAGAATTTCACTGGGTTTGATCTTGAACTTGCGCATCAAAGCGGCAACAGAATCGCCGGACAGGTTCATATAAGTTTGAGGCTTGGCCAGGACGACCTGGTGTTCACCGATCCGGCCTTCCCCGGCACGGGAATGGCAGCATCGCTTATCGAAGTTGATGCCGTGCCTGCGCGCCAGTTCGCCTAAAACGGTGAACCCAATATTATGTCTGGTACCGGAATACTCCCTGCCAGGATTGCCGAGCCCGATAATGAGTCTCATTGAAACAACCTCGGCTGCCCGGAACTGGGGGGATTGAGCATCTTCAACAGTTCTTCTTCAGATATGGTTCGAATGCCTTTTGCCTGTGCTTTTTCCAATTTGGATCCGGCGTCTTCCCCTACTACAAGGTAGCTGGTGTTTTTGGTTAAATCCGGCTTGGTTGTGCCGCCAGCGGCACGGATCCTCTCCCACGCCTGCTCACGGCTCATGGATTTCAAAATACCGGTTATCACAAACTCCTCCCCGTCCAGTGGCCCTGTCTTTTTTGCCGTCTCCACGGGAGGGGTTTTCAGGATCGAATTCAGGCGCTCGACAACTGTTTCATTCGTTTTGTTCTGGAAGTAGGCCACGATGCTGTCGACGATTTTATCGCCGATGCCGGGAATGGCGTCGATTTGATCCCGCGTCGCCTCGGACAAAGCTTTCAGAGTACCAAACTGGTTGGCGAGTAAGGCCGCGTTTTCTTCCCCGATGTGGCGGATACCGAGAGCGAAGATGACGTTGGCCAACGGCCGGGTCTTTGATTTTTCGATCGCGGCAAGGATATTGCCTGCGCTTTTCTCTCCCATGCCCTCACGAGATGCCAACTGATCAGGTTTCAACTCGTAGAGATCGGCGACGTCGTTGACCAGTCCTTCGGCAAGAAAGGCCGCCGAAAGTTTTTCACCCACGCCCCGGATATCCATGGCCGGACGTGAGGTGAAATGTTCCAGGTTCTCCTGGACCTGCGCCGGACAGGCTGAATTGGGGCAGTAATACATTACCTCGCCCTTCGGGCGATATATCTCAGAACCGCAGACGGGGCAGCGCGATTTGCCGTCTTTACTCTTGAGCTTTTCTTCGATACTGAACACTGGAGGGTTGCCCTTACGCTTTTCAAGCACGGGACCGACGATCTGGGGAATAACATCGCCGGCCCTCTGGACGATGACCGTATCCCCAAGCCGGATGTCTTTGCGGCGGATGTCGTCTTCGTTGTGGAGGGTGGCCTGCTTGATGACCACGCCGCCCACGTAAACCGGTTCGAGAATGGCGTACGGATTGAGCGTTCCGGTGCGCCCGACGCTGATGCCGATGTCTTTGAGCTGGGTGGTCGCCTGGTGCGCCGGGAATTTGAAAGCGATAGCCCATCTGGGTTCCCGCCCAACCGAACCCAGTGTATTCTGTTGATCGATCGAATTGAGTTTGATCACGATTCCGTCGGCTTCGTAAGGCAGGCCGTCGCGTTTGGCGTACCATTCATCGTAATAGTTTTCGATTTCGGCCAGGGTGGCGCATTGCCTGTTGTTGGGATTTAGCTTGAAACCCCACTTTTTCATCAGTTGCAGCGTGTCCCAATGGGTTGCAGGCATCCCCGTGCCTTCAACCCAGCCAAGCTGGTACAGGAAACAATCCAGCGGCCTCTTAGCGGTAACTGAGGGATCCAACTGCCGCAAGGAACCGGCGGCGGCGTTGCGGGGATTGGCAAAGAGAGGCAGTCCTTCTTTTTCTCTCTCCTTGTTCATCTTCTCGAAGCCCGATTTAGGTAAGAAGACCTCGCCGCGGACCTCGAAAGCAGCCGGGGAACCGTCATGGGTCTTGAGCGGGAGGCTGTGAATGGTCTTCAGGTTCTGGGTGACGTTCTCGCCCTCTTCACCGTCGCCCCGGGTGGCACCGACGGTAAACTGGCCGTTTTCGTAGGTGAGAGCGATGGCCAGGCCGTCCATCTTGTGTTCACAGACGAATTCCAGTTCTTCGCCGGGCAATAGTTTGGTTACTCTCTTGACCCATTCCCGAAGTTCGTCCTTGGTGAAAGCGTTGCCCAGGGAAAGGAGCGGCCGGCGGTGCTTGACCACGCCGAAGGCCTTCAGCGGCTCCGCTCCTACCCGCTGGGTCGGAGAGTCGGGCGTCACCAGGGCAGGATATTCGGTTTCGATCTTTTGAAGTTCGCGGAGGAGAGCGTCGTATTCCTGGTCGGAAATCTGGGGAGCGTCCAGCACGTAATACTGGTAGTTGTGGTGTTCTATCTCGCGGCGGAGTTCCTGCGCTCTCGCCTGGGCTTTCAGAAGATTATCGGTCATCGGTTTACTTTATATCACAATTGAGATTGAGTGTCAGGTCTGCCTGTCTTTGATATTTGTTTGGGCCCTGATAATGAAATTCACCGAAACGACTCCATTATTCAGCTTTGAGATTTTGCGACTCATACTCGCAGTCGTCTGGAACAAACAATTCAAACAATCCGGACAACTCGGACAATCTTGCTTTCAGTAATCATTCTACTAATACCAATTTCGAGGGGTTGTAGCGGCTTGGAATTCATGCCGGAACCAGGCGCGGGCGAGCAGCCGCTCGCCCGTACCCCCAACCCAACCCCTTTTGCCTCGGAGTTTTATTCAAGGATCATTACCAAGGACCTCTCCTTCATTTCCTCTTCCACTCGGGAGCGAAGGAAGACCTTTCTAATTTGTTATTCCGAGTCCCAATATTACCGGCGAAAAATCTGGGAGCTTCTCTTTCGGGGAATGCACGGTTTCGAGGGCAACACCGAGATTCTTCGCTACGCTCAGAAAGACAAAGAGGCATATGGAATCGAAGAGAACTAGACATTATAGCACTAGTGTTCACTGGGTTTGTCAAGCGGCTCGTGACGTTTTTGGTGGATTATTTTGTTATGTAAATCAAGATTCAGGATTAAAAGCCGGCAGACAGTCTTTTGCCATATTGAATTGGTCTGCCCGCGGATTTATGATTAGTCATCGGCCTATATATCCCATCACGGAGGTTTAAGGCTAATTGACTGACGTAATAAAGGTGGTAATTGCCGATAGCGAAGAGGTCTTCGTCCAGGGCCTGGAGAAGATCTTGACAGAGCACCCACAAATTCAGGTGGTTTCACGGTGTCATAAATCTGAAGAGATCGTGCAAGAAGGCAGGCGGATACACCCTGATGTTCTCCTGGTTGAAGACGAACTTACTGGAGAAGAAACTGCTTCTTTTGTGAAATCCGTGACAGAGGATTGTCCTGAAACTAAAATCGCAATTCTTAAAAGACAGGGAGAAATCAATGACGGATTTTCTGGCCTGAAGGCTGGGGCCAGGGCCTATCTTTCAAAAAATATCTCTCCCGAAGATTTGGTTAAGTCTATTGAATTGATTTCAAGCGGGCGTATCATCATCTCTCCCGTATTTGCCCAACAGTTCACCGACAGCCTCAACACACGAACTATGATGGAAGAGCACCCGTCTGGAGAAGAAGTCACTCAAAGGGAGCGAGAGGTGGCAACGATGATCGCGCACGGTAAAACGAATCGTGAAATTGCAACGGAACTTTACATTTCCGAAAACACCGTGAAAATGCATGTCAAAAACACGCTCGGGAAACTCGAACTGAAAAATAGGCAACAATTGTCGGTTTATGCGGTCCTCCACGAATGGATAAGACAAGAGGATAAGCCTCACCTTTAGTCGCGGGAAAATATTGATACTCTAACCGAAGGGATTACTTAAAGGTAATCCCTTCGGTTTTTTCAAAATGCCCCTTTTGGGGAATAGGCAACAAACAGAATTGGAGGCAAAATATTCGTATGGACACAGTGACTTTGTCGGTAAGTCCAAAAGCTGTTGGTAAGCTGAAAGATATACTGGCCGAAAGATGCCGCAACAGAGGTATCGGATTCCGTCTCCTGCCAACCGCGGGGCGAGAATCGCCAAACGGGCTCACAATAAAACTGGACAAGGTCACCGAGGCAGATAGGATCATCCTTGTAGGTGAAATGTTAATCTTCGT
It contains:
- a CDS encoding DUF1015 domain-containing protein encodes the protein MADIRPFKALRYNTATENMSAVICPPYDVISPQQEAALLANDPHNFIRIEYAKTIPGDDETCNRYTRALSHLQKWLRDEVLKQDDKPAYYLHEHTYTFGGEKVIRRGLFARVRLEEWDKMIVRPHERTMAGPKKDRIKLIGTLEADTSPVFGLYQDDGRFIGSVLDQVTAWPEAIEFAGEPGESHRLWVITDVEAVSAIQRAFTEKPIYIADGHHRYESSLAYRNERNNLDPKIPPDAAVNFVMMSLTDMADPGLLILPTHRVIKGLSKNLLYILPERLREHFNVETLKASNGGWENLKTLMAEDSSRFFIFGLSGDDILSLTVKNQPKVEGFMPSGHTATYRGMDVSVVDHVVLEDILGMNAMDEERVAYDHDMDSTISRVKSGEFQFAFILKPVKPETIQAISDAKDRMPRKSTYFYPKLPSGIVVYRLRD
- the pth gene encoding aminoacyl-tRNA hydrolase; translated protein: MRLIIGLGNPGREYSGTRHNIGFTVLGELARRHGINFDKRCCHSRAGEGRIGEHQVVLAKPQTYMNLSGDSVAALMRKFKIKPSEILVVHDDLDLPLGKLRIRSSGSAGGHNGLKSIIASIGSMDFARIKIGIGRPETAMSGGRDIVDHVLSGFDPLDRKVAEEAVDRAADVIEAVLELGLETAMNRFN
- a CDS encoding LuxR C-terminal-related transcriptional regulator, with the translated sequence MTDVIKVVIADSEEVFVQGLEKILTEHPQIQVVSRCHKSEEIVQEGRRIHPDVLLVEDELTGEETASFVKSVTEDCPETKIAILKRQGEINDGFSGLKAGARAYLSKNISPEDLVKSIELISSGRIIISPVFAQQFTDSLNTRTMMEEHPSGEEVTQREREVATMIAHGKTNREIATELYISENTVKMHVKNTLGKLELKNRQQLSVYAVLHEWIRQEDKPHL
- the ligA gene encoding NAD-dependent DNA ligase LigA, with the translated sequence MTDNLLKAQARAQELRREIEHHNYQYYVLDAPQISDQEYDALLRELQKIETEYPALVTPDSPTQRVGAEPLKAFGVVKHRRPLLSLGNAFTKDELREWVKRVTKLLPGEELEFVCEHKMDGLAIALTYENGQFTVGATRGDGEEGENVTQNLKTIHSLPLKTHDGSPAAFEVRGEVFLPKSGFEKMNKEREKEGLPLFANPRNAAAGSLRQLDPSVTAKRPLDCFLYQLGWVEGTGMPATHWDTLQLMKKWGFKLNPNNRQCATLAEIENYYDEWYAKRDGLPYEADGIVIKLNSIDQQNTLGSVGREPRWAIAFKFPAHQATTQLKDIGISVGRTGTLNPYAILEPVYVGGVVIKQATLHNEDDIRRKDIRLGDTVIVQRAGDVIPQIVGPVLEKRKGNPPVFSIEEKLKSKDGKSRCPVCGSEIYRPKGEVMYYCPNSACPAQVQENLEHFTSRPAMDIRGVGEKLSAAFLAEGLVNDVADLYELKPDQLASREGMGEKSAGNILAAIEKSKTRPLANVIFALGIRHIGEENAALLANQFGTLKALSEATRDQIDAIPGIGDKIVDSIVAYFQNKTNETVVERLNSILKTPPVETAKKTGPLDGEEFVITGILKSMSREQAWERIRAAGGTTKPDLTKNTSYLVVGEDAGSKLEKAQAKGIRTISEEELLKMLNPPSSGQPRLFQ